One Peromyscus leucopus breed LL Stock chromosome 2, UCI_PerLeu_2.1, whole genome shotgun sequence DNA window includes the following coding sequences:
- the Yipf1 gene encoding protein YIPF1 — protein MAAADDLQFEEFGDGTTLLAANPDATTISIEDPDETSKHQVRPRGSSGREEDDELLGNNDSDETELLAGQKKSSPFWTFEYYQTFFDVDTYQVFDRIKGSLLPVPGKNFVRLYVRSNPDLYGPFWICATLVFAIAISGNLSNFLIHLGEKTYHYVPEFQKVSIAATIIYAYAWLVPLALWGFLMWRNSKVMNIVSYSFLEIVCVYGYSLFIYIPTAVLWIIPQRVVRWVLVMIALGISGSVLAMTFWPAVREDNRRVALATIITILLLHVLLSVGCLAYFFDAPEMDHLPTTTATPNQTVATVKSS, from the exons ATGGCAGCTGCAGATGACTTGCAGTTTGAAG AATTTGGCGATGGAACCACTCTGCTGGCCGCAAACCCAGATGCTACCACAATAAGCATTGAGGATCCCGACGAGACTTCCAAACACCAAGTCAGACCCCGAGGAAGCTCGGGGAGAGAAGAGGATGATGAGCTGCTGGGAAACAACGACTCTGACGAGACTGAG TTACTGGCCGGCCAGAAGAAAAGCTCTCCCTTCTGGACGTTTGAATACTATCAGACATTCTTTGATGTGGACACTTACCAG GTCtttgatagaataaaagggtctCTGCTGCCGGTTCCTGGGAAGAATTTTGTGAGGCTCTATGTCCGCAGCAACCCAGATCTCTACG GCCCCTTTTGGATATGCGCCACCTTGGTCTTTGCCATAGCGATTAGTGGGAACCTTTCCAACTTCTTAATCCACCTGGGAGAGAAGACATACCATTATGTGCCCGAATTCCAAAAAG TGTCCATAGCGGCCACCATCATCTATGCCTATGCCTGGCTCGTGCCCCTGGCTCTCTGGGGCTTCCTCATGTGGAGAAACAGCAAAGTGATGAACATCGTTTCCTACTCGTTTCTGGAGATCGTGTGCGTCTACGGCTACTCGCTCTTCATTTATATCCCCACAGCA GTGCTGTGGATCATTCCCCAGAGAGTGGTTCGCTGGGTCCTCGTCATGATTGCCTTGGGCATCTCGGGCTCTGTGCTGGCAATGACCTTCTGGCCAGCTGTCCGTGAGGATAACCGGCGCGTCGCCTTGGCCACCATTATAACGATCTTGTTGCTTCACGTGCTGCTGTCCGTGGGCTGCTTG GCTTACTTCTTTGACGCCCCAGAGATGGATCATCTCCCAACGACCACAGCCACTCCCAACCAGACAGTCGCAACAGTCAAATCCAGCTAA